In Bordetella holmesii ATCC 51541, the following proteins share a genomic window:
- a CDS encoding peroxiredoxin, OsmC subfamily protein, translating to MKKTASAVWQGDLKNGKGSISTQSGALKSQPYGFKTRFEDEPGTNPEELIGAAHAGCFSMALSNVLGEAGLTAERIDTSAEVTLDKTDDGFAITAIHLIVVASIPNASDAAFQEAAAKAKAGCPVSKVLNAKITMQASLA from the coding sequence ATGAAAAAGACAGCATCTGCCGTCTGGCAAGGCGACCTGAAGAACGGCAAGGGCAGCATCTCCACCCAGAGCGGCGCACTCAAGAGCCAGCCCTACGGCTTCAAAACCCGTTTTGAGGATGAACCCGGCACCAACCCCGAAGAACTCATTGGGGCGGCCCACGCGGGTTGTTTTTCCATGGCGCTATCCAATGTGCTGGGTGAGGCAGGGCTGACCGCCGAACGCATCGACACCTCCGCCGAGGTCACGCTGGACAAAACCGATGATGGGTTCGCGATAACGGCCATCCACCTGATCGTCGTGGCGAGCATCCCCAATGCCAGCGACGCGGCATTTCAGGAAGCGGCCGCCAAGGCCAAGGCAGGGTGCCCGGTGTCCAAGGTGCTCAACGCCAAGATCACCATGCAGGCCTCGCTGGCCTGA